In Streptomyces sp. SLBN-118, the following are encoded in one genomic region:
- a CDS encoding response regulator transcription factor produces the protein MGAGVNEPTVHVLVVDDHPIVRDGVALALGNASWITVAGYASSGREAVMEAERLKPDVVLLDLRLPDMLAPEVIRAMRTHVPGVKVVIFTAYPEHAALEEALGAGAHAVVVKDAERSDLVDIVRRVHAGERVVRTSPDHLLHVLLARRLKESGLTRREYEILRRVAMGETNPEIADVLGLTRNTVKTYLQRTLEKLGARNRVEALARASERGIL, from the coding sequence ATGGGTGCCGGCGTGAACGAACCGACCGTACATGTGCTCGTGGTCGATGATCACCCCATCGTCCGCGACGGCGTCGCGCTCGCGCTGGGCAACGCCTCCTGGATCACCGTGGCGGGATACGCGAGTTCCGGCAGGGAAGCGGTCATGGAGGCGGAACGCCTGAAACCGGATGTCGTGCTGCTCGATCTGCGCCTGCCCGACATGCTCGCCCCCGAGGTGATCCGGGCGATGCGCACCCATGTCCCCGGTGTCAAAGTGGTGATCTTCACGGCTTACCCCGAGCACGCGGCTCTGGAGGAGGCGCTCGGCGCCGGAGCGCACGCCGTGGTCGTCAAGGACGCCGAGCGATCGGATCTGGTGGACATCGTCCGCCGGGTCCACGCCGGGGAACGAGTCGTTCGGACCAGCCCGGACCATCTCCTCCATGTGTTGCTGGCCAGAAGACTCAAAGAGAGCGGGCTGACCCGTCGTGAGTACGAGATCCTGCGCAGGGTGGCGATGGGCGAGACGAACCCGGAGATCGCAGACGTCCTGGGACTGACGAGGAACACGGTCAAGACCTACCTCCAGCGAACGCTGGAGAAGCTGGGCGCGCGCAACCGAGTCGAGGCGCTGGCCCGCGCCAGCGAGCGAGGGATCCTCTAG
- a CDS encoding Trm112 family protein yields MKPDDPLLRIIACPIDKGRLTLLLPEEVLYNPRLQRRYPIVDGIPQLLPSSGTRVPDEEHERILRRIGP; encoded by the coding sequence ATGAAGCCTGACGATCCGCTGCTCCGGATCATCGCCTGTCCGATCGACAAGGGCCGGCTGACGCTGCTTCTGCCCGAGGAGGTCCTCTACAACCCGCGGCTGCAACGGCGCTATCCGATCGTCGACGGGATCCCTCAGTTGCTTCCCTCGTCGGGTACGCGGGTGCCCGACGAGGAGCACGAGCGGATCCTCAGGCGGATCGGTCCATGA
- a CDS encoding FkbM family methyltransferase, which translates to MTLAARIAPHLPPALIATGVGLLYPRYEPELRRLADFCPAGGTAVDVGGWYGPWSRRLARRADRVVAIEPVPHLARLLAATTPDRVEVVNAAATDHDGGTAHLWLPAGDRGSRGVSSLVRRDIHSRSIPVPCVRIDGLGLKDITLIKIDVDGSELDVLSGAEEILVRDRPALFVELEGRIGPVDPVLDRLAHHGYRGWVLPGRDWLPLNDFDLPGHQLLTAHVAEHGLLRRSLSPLRRRYVNSVLFLHGSREPGRARTTGRSRGGRTGTG; encoded by the coding sequence ATGACACTGGCCGCCCGGATCGCCCCTCATCTGCCGCCGGCGCTGATCGCCACGGGCGTCGGTCTGCTGTATCCGCGGTACGAGCCGGAGCTGCGGCGGCTGGCGGACTTCTGCCCGGCCGGCGGCACGGCGGTGGATGTCGGCGGATGGTACGGCCCGTGGTCCCGGCGGCTGGCCCGGCGGGCCGACCGGGTGGTGGCGATCGAGCCCGTCCCCCACCTCGCCCGCCTGCTGGCGGCCACCACACCGGACCGTGTCGAGGTGGTGAACGCGGCGGCCACGGACCACGACGGCGGCACGGCGCACCTTTGGCTGCCGGCGGGCGACCGCGGCAGCCGCGGTGTCTCTTCACTCGTCCGCAGGGACATCCACAGCAGATCGATACCGGTACCGTGCGTCCGGATCGACGGTCTGGGCCTGAAAGACATCACCCTGATCAAGATCGATGTGGACGGCAGCGAGCTGGATGTGCTGAGCGGCGCCGAGGAGATCCTGGTCCGTGACCGCCCCGCGCTCTTCGTCGAGTTGGAGGGCCGGATCGGGCCGGTGGACCCGGTCCTGGACCGGCTCGCCCACCACGGCTACCGGGGCTGGGTGCTTCCGGGCCGCGACTGGCTGCCGCTGAACGACTTCGACCTGCCGGGCCACCAATTGCTGACGGCGCACGTCGCCGAGCACGGACTGCTGCGCCGCAGCCTGAGCCCCTTGCGCCGGCGGTACGTCAACTCGGTGCTCTTCCTCCACGGCTCCCGGGAGCCCGGCCGCGCAAGAACGACGGGGCGGAGCCGCGGCGGACGAACGGGTACCGGCTGA
- a CDS encoding universal stress protein, whose product MTRAIAAGVDGSPESLAAADWAAREATLRGLPLRIVHAWLWQPLDAPVVQDREAQTQSADAVVREAETLVAGRYPDLPVSAEVVPDTAVAALLGADEQSEMLVLGSRGHGGLVGFILGSYGQQVIAAATRPVVSVRAHAEDAGEPEGAEIVVGQQGGAEDSDAVLGFAFEAAAVRGTTVRAVRAWSLPPVFAYSPGSLYLADEAGGLEPFEKKALEQALAPWRERFPDVPVIEHVEIGSAGQVLLSAASRAGLLVVGRRVRRSPIGPHIGSVAHATLHHATCPVAVVPHA is encoded by the coding sequence ATGACCCGCGCGATCGCTGCAGGAGTGGACGGATCCCCGGAAAGCCTGGCCGCGGCCGACTGGGCAGCCCGCGAAGCGACGCTCCGGGGGCTGCCACTCCGGATCGTGCACGCCTGGCTCTGGCAGCCCCTCGACGCGCCCGTGGTCCAGGACAGGGAGGCACAGACGCAATCGGCCGACGCTGTGGTCCGGGAAGCCGAGACCCTTGTGGCCGGCCGGTATCCGGACCTGCCGGTGTCCGCCGAGGTGGTGCCCGACACCGCGGTTGCCGCGCTGCTCGGCGCCGACGAACAGTCCGAGATGCTGGTACTGGGATCACGGGGGCACGGCGGCCTCGTCGGCTTCATCCTCGGTTCGTACGGTCAGCAGGTGATCGCCGCCGCGACGCGTCCGGTGGTCTCGGTCCGGGCCCACGCAGAGGATGCGGGCGAGCCGGAGGGCGCCGAGATCGTCGTGGGGCAGCAGGGCGGGGCGGAGGACAGCGACGCGGTGCTGGGATTCGCCTTCGAGGCCGCGGCCGTAAGGGGGACGACCGTGCGAGCGGTGCGGGCCTGGAGTCTGCCGCCCGTCTTCGCGTACAGCCCTGGTTCGCTGTACCTTGCCGATGAGGCGGGAGGGCTTGAGCCGTTCGAGAAGAAGGCACTGGAGCAGGCACTCGCCCCCTGGCGCGAGCGGTTTCCCGACGTGCCGGTGATCGAGCATGTCGAGATCGGGAGCGCGGGGCAGGTGCTCCTGTCGGCCGCCTCCCGTGCGGGGCTGCTGGTGGTCGGCCGCCGCGTGCGCCGCTCCCCCATCGGTCCGCACATCGGGTCTGTCGCCCATGCCACCCTCCACCATGCGACCTGCCCGGTCGCGGTTGTTCCGCACGCCTGA
- a CDS encoding DUF1918 domain-containing protein, with the protein MRAQLGDLLVVESPTTGSTRRDGEIVGLHHEDGTPPYDVRWSDTEQITLVFPGPDAHVQHSNHMPEGLRQVSRRGTEDMTPSPRPPDPGDIGRRVALERKRQGLTRAEAARRAKIAPEYLRYLEERSAHPSPATLIRLADALGTRVAELRGGGVDLPPGQGRALAHPTLEELTPDECRTRLSTHGVGRVAVSTPDGPVVVPVNYEVIDDAIVFRTAPGSEAAAAVGTDIGFEADHVDEALSQGWSVLAVGPAQTVTEPDAMRRLSERAHTAPWAGGDRELWVSIRPTRLTGRRIVPSR; encoded by the coding sequence ATGCGAGCCCAACTTGGTGATCTGCTCGTGGTGGAAAGCCCCACTACAGGCTCCACCAGACGGGACGGCGAGATCGTCGGACTGCACCACGAGGACGGCACGCCTCCCTACGACGTCCGCTGGTCGGACACGGAACAGATCACCCTGGTGTTCCCCGGGCCCGACGCGCATGTCCAGCACAGCAACCACATGCCCGAAGGGCTTCGGCAGGTGTCCCGCCGGGGGACGGAAGACATGACCCCGTCCCCACGACCCCCTGACCCCGGCGACATCGGCCGGCGCGTGGCCCTCGAACGAAAGCGCCAGGGACTGACCCGTGCGGAAGCGGCCCGCCGGGCCAAAATCGCGCCGGAATACCTGCGGTATCTCGAAGAGCGGTCCGCCCACCCGAGCCCGGCGACGCTCATCAGACTGGCCGACGCCTTGGGGACCAGGGTCGCCGAGCTGCGGGGAGGCGGCGTCGACCTGCCGCCCGGACAGGGCCGGGCACTCGCCCATCCCACACTGGAGGAGCTCACGCCCGATGAATGCCGCACCCGCCTTTCCACACACGGCGTCGGACGGGTCGCGGTGTCGACGCCCGACGGCCCGGTGGTCGTTCCGGTGAACTACGAGGTCATCGACGATGCGATCGTCTTCAGGACGGCCCCTGGCTCCGAAGCGGCAGCGGCTGTGGGAACAGACATCGGCTTCGAAGCGGACCATGTGGACGAGGCCCTGAGCCAGGGCTGGAGTGTGCTCGCCGTCGGCCCCGCACAGACGGTTACCGAGCCCGACGCGATGCGGCGGCTGTCCGAGCGGGCACACACCGCTCCCTGGGCCGGCGGAGACCGCGAGCTGTGGGTGTCGATCCGGCCGACACGCCTCACGGGTCGCCGCATCGTTCCGTCCCGCTGA
- a CDS encoding class I SAM-dependent methyltransferase — protein MKDPSIRRSLTLFRAFMSEQTDPDRCYTLLAQDAADQLERQMPLQGRTVVDVGGGRGHFTEEFRRRGAHSYLFEPDLRELGARGTAPVGSVVADGYLLPLADGVADICFSSNVLEHVADPQTFLSELIRVTRPGGLIYVSFTNWLSPWGGHEWAPWHYLGADRARARYLRRTGRPAKHTLGENLFAIHIGPTLRHVRTREDVSLVTARSRYWPFLAQAVTRVPGLREIATWNLLLVLRRRTETAAAMTSPLRVTRG, from the coding sequence GTGAAGGATCCCTCCATCCGCAGGTCTCTGACCCTCTTCCGGGCGTTCATGAGCGAGCAGACCGACCCGGACCGCTGCTACACCCTGCTCGCCCAGGACGCGGCCGACCAGTTGGAGCGACAGATGCCCCTGCAGGGCCGGACGGTGGTGGACGTGGGCGGCGGACGCGGCCACTTCACCGAGGAGTTCCGGCGGCGCGGGGCGCACAGCTACCTCTTCGAGCCCGATCTGCGCGAACTGGGCGCCCGCGGCACCGCCCCCGTGGGCTCGGTGGTCGCCGACGGCTATCTGCTGCCCCTGGCCGACGGAGTCGCGGACATCTGCTTCTCCTCCAACGTGCTGGAACACGTCGCCGACCCGCAGACCTTCCTCAGCGAACTGATCCGCGTCACCCGGCCGGGCGGGCTGATCTACGTCTCGTTCACCAACTGGCTCTCCCCCTGGGGCGGTCACGAGTGGGCGCCCTGGCACTACCTGGGCGCGGACCGGGCCCGTGCCCGCTACCTGCGGCGGACCGGGCGCCCCGCCAAACACACCCTGGGCGAGAACCTGTTCGCGATCCACATCGGTCCGACCCTGCGCCATGTACGCACCCGCGAGGACGTCTCACTGGTCACCGCACGCTCCCGTTACTGGCCCTTCCTCGCGCAGGCCGTCACCCGCGTCCCGGGCCTGCGCGAAATAGCCACCTGGAACCTCCTCCTCGTCCTCAGGCGCCGAACAGAAACGGCAGCAGCGATGACCAGCCCCCTGCGAGTCACCCGTGGCTGA
- a CDS encoding class I SAM-dependent methyltransferase — translation MTGTVPAGLREFYENPAVPVASGDERSRRQAMMLARVLPAEPCVVVDVGCGDGSAAATAGPLLGDHRIVGIDWSQDALRRATTRMNDVVRGELTAGGLPLGDATADAVLFSEVVEHLVDPDSALDELRRILKPGGHLMLSTPNLAAWYNRVLLAVGVQPVFSEVSLRGIHGRPGSEVVGHLRLFTARALREFLTAAGFEVVSLAGAPFHGVPRPLRPVDRAACAAPSLASVLLVHARRV, via the coding sequence ATGACCGGAACGGTCCCGGCGGGCCTGCGCGAGTTCTACGAGAACCCGGCCGTCCCCGTCGCCTCCGGGGACGAACGCAGCCGCCGCCAGGCGATGATGCTGGCCCGGGTGCTCCCCGCCGAGCCCTGCGTCGTCGTGGACGTCGGCTGCGGCGACGGCTCCGCGGCCGCCACCGCGGGCCCGCTGCTCGGCGATCACCGGATCGTGGGCATCGACTGGTCCCAGGACGCGCTGCGCCGGGCCACCACCCGGATGAACGATGTCGTACGCGGTGAACTGACCGCGGGCGGGCTGCCGTTGGGGGACGCGACCGCCGACGCCGTGCTCTTCAGCGAGGTCGTCGAGCATCTGGTCGATCCGGACAGTGCCCTGGACGAGCTGCGCCGCATCCTCAAACCGGGCGGCCATCTGATGCTCTCGACCCCGAACCTGGCCGCCTGGTACAACCGGGTACTGCTGGCCGTCGGGGTGCAGCCCGTGTTCTCCGAGGTCAGCCTGCGTGGCATCCACGGTCGCCCGGGATCCGAAGTGGTGGGCCATCTGCGCCTGTTCACGGCCCGCGCGCTGCGTGAGTTCCTGACCGCCGCGGGCTTCGAGGTGGTCTCCCTGGCCGGCGCGCCCTTCCACGGCGTGCCGCGCCCGCTGCGCCCGGTGGACCGTGCCGCCTGTGCCGCGCCGTCGTTGGCCTCCGTCCTCCTGGTGCACGCCAGGCGGGTGTAG
- a CDS encoding condensation protein — MTALQPARQGPSAKPAASGRIPFPVVDEISRHCVREDEPETVHIEVHLPRQPDPERLRAAFGEALLRHPRILVREAPGRWYRRRYEWELTGTPDVDPVGFREPGAGALERARARALAEAPPLSLSPPVRLEVVGPSSGGSCVLLLTLNHTALDGPACLRVLATAAELYSGAPSSTSPVRGPAGSPQRPGPPPARTGGGGARPARVAPASDVCAEGGNGLLLADLPVPRRPAGAGYTVNDQLLVATCLMIARWNRQHDAPPRPMRITMPIDERPRGAEMPIGNGTRLVEVGFTAQECAREPGPDALAALLHRTAERTRALKSAPRPQLGRAAALLTAPAVPIVMRAALTRGLRRAAAAWTSTTLLSNIGRIPYPLDFAEAGRAEAVWFSAPASMPRGLTVTTASTGGRLHLALRWSRALLDDAAGRRLCDYFTEYLAAMTALRADSGGDGP, encoded by the coding sequence ATGACGGCCCTGCAACCCGCCCGGCAGGGGCCATCGGCCAAGCCCGCGGCTTCTGGCCGGATTCCGTTTCCGGTCGTCGATGAGATCTCCCGGCACTGTGTGCGCGAGGACGAGCCCGAGACCGTACACATCGAGGTGCACCTGCCCCGGCAGCCGGATCCGGAGCGGCTTCGGGCCGCGTTCGGCGAGGCCTTGCTCAGGCACCCGCGCATTCTGGTGCGCGAGGCACCCGGCCGCTGGTACCGGCGGCGCTACGAATGGGAGCTGACGGGCACCCCGGACGTCGATCCGGTCGGCTTCCGCGAGCCGGGAGCGGGCGCGCTGGAGCGGGCCAGGGCAAGAGCACTGGCCGAGGCTCCGCCGCTGTCCCTTTCCCCGCCCGTCCGGCTGGAGGTGGTCGGGCCGTCGTCGGGCGGCTCGTGCGTGCTGCTGCTGACGCTCAACCACACCGCCCTGGACGGGCCGGCGTGTCTGCGTGTGCTGGCCACGGCCGCCGAGTTGTACTCGGGCGCCCCCTCCTCCACCTCCCCCGTACGCGGCCCGGCCGGCTCGCCGCAGCGGCCGGGGCCGCCGCCCGCCCGCACCGGCGGGGGCGGTGCACGGCCCGCTCGTGTCGCACCGGCGTCCGATGTATGCGCAGAAGGTGGGAACGGCCTGCTGCTGGCCGATCTGCCGGTGCCGCGCCGGCCGGCCGGGGCGGGCTACACCGTCAACGATCAACTCCTCGTCGCCACCTGCCTGATGATCGCCCGCTGGAACCGGCAGCACGATGCTCCGCCGCGCCCGATGCGTATCACCATGCCCATCGACGAACGGCCCCGCGGAGCCGAGATGCCCATCGGAAACGGCACACGTCTCGTCGAGGTCGGATTCACGGCGCAGGAGTGCGCGCGCGAGCCCGGCCCCGACGCGCTCGCCGCGCTGCTGCACCGCACCGCGGAACGCACCCGCGCCCTCAAGTCGGCTCCCCGGCCTCAACTCGGCCGTGCCGCAGCGCTCCTCACCGCACCCGCCGTGCCCATCGTGATGCGGGCTGCCCTGACCCGTGGTCTTCGGCGGGCTGCCGCTGCATGGACCTCGACCACGCTGCTCAGCAACATCGGGCGCATCCCGTATCCACTGGACTTCGCGGAGGCGGGCCGGGCCGAGGCCGTCTGGTTCTCGGCTCCCGCATCGATGCCGCGCGGGCTGACCGTGACCACCGCCAGCACGGGCGGTCGGCTGCATCTGGCACTGCGCTGGTCGCGCGCGCTCCTCGACGACGCCGCGGGCAGGCGGCTGTGCGACTACTTCACGGAGTACCTGGCGGCCATGACGGCCCTGCGGGCCGATTCAGGAGGTGACGGGCCATGA
- a CDS encoding alpha-(1->3)-arabinofuranosyltransferase, with protein MAETTLTLPPGRPGRPRHTAPPPSPQPGGPRRRSWLLAFWAAVLVAFLSVSPGRMTFETKLGVVADPWKFIGDLGELWQSRSGFGGLSNQYAGYSFPTLPYYALTDLAHIPVWLAERLWLSLIVATAFWGALRLAERLEIGSARTRLLGAAGYALWPTFTIVVGSTSAAALPGALLPWVLLPLTATRTSPRVAAATSALLIPFMGGVNAASTLASLLPVGLYLLSRPAGPRKRALIAWWIPGVVLATAWWVVPLLLLGAYGEDFMPYVEQADTTTGTMSATELLRGAGNWVAYLHFGEAWLPAGWTVATAAVTVLGSAFAAALGLAGLARRDLPERRWLLLTVLAVVLITLAGYAGSFGGPFHETVRDWLNGPLKPFRSVYKFQPGLALALAFGLMHLVATSSESRGARRLPARRHAPLIAALLVLPPLAWPYLNGTILQPGAFKKLPSQWTQAAHWLEKNSPDSRALVVPATAHGLYTWGSPIDEPLDVLADSRWAQRDFVPLGTPGSRRAMDAVEQVLMSGSEVPGLRDYLSRAGLHFVVVRNDLDPDQLGYVPPITVRRTLEASGYRRVTGFDPVLTGGRIPTDTPVQVQGIFPRMQAVEIYEPTGNTRRPGQVGLQAVADTAVVSGGPEALLQLSADPGLRGRPTVLTGDNHPGLGTPAAQYVADGLRRADTRFGLVNSNTSYTYTADERNPTGSLQDPGERPRQILPTKGTGHQTTAVLRGAASVTASSSGNWLFHLPQYDPVNAFDGDPETAWAEGSAGNAAGQWLRIGFSSPTDVPASLQLTPLPGDGMRAAPTLVRVETEKGSADSPLAANGNPQPVTAPAGQTSWLKITVLAAQSPRAGLGGAGFSEVSLPGIQVTRLLRLPTDAHDTEAGAEVFSLHRGSDPGGLSPVSAEEGLHRRFGVAQGGDFAITATALPVPGEALDRLVTAADPRQGRRITATADSTSRLGNSLSPRNLVDEDLTTAWIAGDRPVIHLRWPGRKTIDEIVLAAAGGLSTRPEQILISTPNGGVTAAVDENGLARFEPITTDRLDITVSRAAPLTVHNPVADSRMQLPVGLSEVYVPALADLRTPPPAAELRFSVPCGEGPPVAVDGTLHATSASGTVRDLTERSPVDVKLCRTAQGTLPLGRGLHQVEAGDEGPLALTDITLTRGELRPPVVKDQREATAVDWRGDRRTVNVGAGEAAYLQMYENANDGWKATLNGRTLIPLRIDGWQQAWLIPAGAGGTVELEYTPVLLYDVGMIGGAVAVALLACLALVRRRSTTPDAAAMTPPEPGWVLGCLALTFVVAVVAGPFALIVPVLAVVARLRHSLLVPTALLAMAGAGIAAATGAGDPVAVGRGAFSPAAQVLALIALCAAVVTVDRRTRGSSPGAVDPDLPPLPQRMRSANGPAGRHSPDPAPHPDPPGSAAIAPREAPPI; from the coding sequence GTGGCTGAGACGACGTTGACCCTCCCCCCGGGCAGGCCGGGCCGTCCCCGGCACACCGCTCCGCCTCCGTCCCCACAGCCCGGCGGGCCGCGCCGCAGATCATGGCTGCTGGCCTTCTGGGCTGCGGTGCTCGTCGCGTTCCTGTCCGTGTCACCGGGCAGGATGACCTTCGAGACCAAGCTCGGCGTGGTCGCCGACCCCTGGAAGTTCATCGGCGACCTCGGGGAGCTGTGGCAGAGCCGCTCCGGATTCGGCGGGCTGTCCAACCAGTACGCCGGTTACTCCTTCCCGACCCTCCCCTACTACGCGCTCACCGACCTCGCGCACATCCCGGTGTGGCTGGCCGAGCGGCTGTGGCTCTCGCTGATCGTGGCCACCGCGTTCTGGGGCGCCCTCCGGCTCGCCGAGCGTCTGGAGATCGGCAGCGCCCGGACCCGGCTGCTCGGCGCCGCCGGCTATGCCCTGTGGCCGACCTTCACCATCGTCGTCGGCTCCACCTCGGCGGCCGCGCTCCCCGGAGCGCTGCTGCCATGGGTGCTGCTGCCGCTCACTGCCACCCGGACTTCCCCCCGGGTGGCAGCGGCCACATCCGCGCTGCTGATCCCCTTCATGGGCGGGGTCAACGCGGCATCGACGCTCGCCTCGCTGCTGCCGGTGGGGCTCTATCTGCTCAGCCGCCCTGCCGGTCCGCGCAAGCGGGCCCTGATCGCCTGGTGGATTCCCGGCGTCGTACTCGCCACCGCCTGGTGGGTGGTTCCCCTGCTGCTTCTCGGCGCCTACGGCGAGGACTTCATGCCGTACGTCGAGCAGGCCGACACCACCACCGGGACGATGTCCGCGACCGAACTGCTGCGCGGAGCGGGCAACTGGGTCGCCTACCTCCACTTCGGCGAAGCCTGGCTGCCTGCCGGCTGGACCGTGGCCACCGCGGCGGTCACCGTCCTCGGTTCGGCGTTCGCGGCCGCGCTGGGGCTCGCGGGCCTGGCACGGCGCGATCTGCCCGAGCGCCGCTGGCTGCTGCTCACCGTGCTGGCCGTGGTCCTGATCACCCTGGCCGGATACGCCGGGTCCTTCGGCGGCCCCTTCCACGAGACGGTGCGGGACTGGCTGAACGGGCCGCTCAAGCCCTTCCGCAGCGTCTACAAGTTCCAGCCCGGGCTCGCCCTCGCGCTCGCCTTCGGGCTGATGCACCTGGTGGCGACGTCGAGCGAGAGCCGCGGAGCCCGGCGCCTGCCCGCGCGCCGCCATGCGCCGCTGATCGCCGCGCTGCTGGTCCTGCCCCCTCTGGCCTGGCCGTACCTGAACGGGACGATCCTGCAGCCCGGCGCCTTCAAGAAACTGCCCAGCCAGTGGACGCAGGCCGCCCACTGGCTGGAGAAGAACTCCCCCGACAGCCGTGCGCTCGTCGTTCCCGCCACCGCCCACGGCCTGTACACCTGGGGCTCTCCCATCGACGAGCCCCTCGATGTCCTCGCCGACTCCCGCTGGGCACAACGCGACTTCGTGCCCCTCGGCACACCCGGCTCACGGCGCGCGATGGACGCCGTCGAGCAGGTGCTCATGAGCGGCAGCGAAGTGCCCGGCCTGCGCGACTACTTGTCACGCGCCGGCCTCCACTTCGTCGTCGTACGCAATGACCTCGACCCGGACCAGCTCGGATACGTCCCGCCGATCACCGTGAGACGCACTCTGGAGGCCTCCGGCTATCGGCGGGTCACCGGATTCGACCCGGTGCTCACCGGCGGCCGCATCCCCACCGACACACCGGTGCAGGTCCAGGGCATCTTCCCGCGCATGCAGGCCGTCGAGATCTACGAGCCGACCGGCAACACCCGGCGGCCCGGACAGGTCGGCCTGCAGGCGGTCGCCGACACAGCGGTCGTCAGCGGCGGCCCCGAGGCACTGCTGCAACTGTCGGCCGATCCGGGTCTGCGGGGCAGGCCCACCGTGCTCACCGGCGACAACCACCCAGGGCTCGGCACGCCCGCGGCGCAATACGTGGCGGATGGGCTGCGCCGCGCCGACACCCGCTTCGGACTGGTCAACAGCAACACCTCGTACACGTACACCGCGGACGAACGCAACCCCACCGGAAGCCTCCAGGATCCGGGCGAGCGGCCGCGGCAGATCCTGCCGACCAAGGGCACCGGGCACCAGACGACGGCCGTCCTGCGGGGCGCCGCCTCGGTGACCGCGTCCAGCAGCGGCAACTGGCTGTTCCATCTGCCGCAGTACGACCCGGTGAACGCCTTCGACGGCGACCCGGAGACGGCGTGGGCCGAGGGCAGCGCCGGAAACGCCGCGGGCCAGTGGCTCCGTATCGGCTTCTCCTCCCCCACAGACGTCCCCGCCTCGCTTCAGCTCACTCCGCTGCCCGGCGACGGAATGAGGGCCGCCCCCACACTCGTACGGGTCGAGACCGAAAAGGGCTCCGCGGACAGCCCGCTCGCTGCGAACGGGAACCCGCAGCCGGTCACGGCGCCCGCGGGGCAGACCAGTTGGCTGAAGATCACCGTCCTGGCCGCGCAGTCCCCCAGGGCCGGACTGGGCGGCGCGGGATTCAGCGAGGTCTCTCTCCCGGGCATCCAGGTGACCCGGCTGCTCCGGCTCCCCACCGACGCGCACGACACCGAGGCGGGCGCCGAGGTGTTCTCGCTGCATCGCGGCAGCGACCCCGGCGGCCTCTCGCCTGTCTCCGCCGAAGAGGGTCTGCACCGCCGGTTCGGCGTCGCCCAAGGCGGTGACTTCGCCATCACCGCCACAGCACTGCCGGTGCCCGGCGAAGCGCTCGACCGGCTCGTCACGGCCGCCGATCCGCGGCAGGGACGACGGATCACGGCGACCGCGGACTCGACCAGCCGGCTCGGGAACAGCCTCAGCCCGCGCAATCTCGTCGACGAGGATCTGACCACCGCATGGATCGCCGGAGACCGGCCGGTCATCCATCTGCGCTGGCCCGGCCGGAAGACCATCGACGAGATCGTCCTCGCGGCGGCGGGCGGCCTGTCAACCCGGCCCGAGCAGATACTGATCAGCACCCCGAACGGTGGAGTGACGGCCGCCGTCGACGAGAACGGCCTGGCCCGCTTCGAGCCGATCACCACGGACCGGCTCGACATCACCGTCAGCCGGGCGGCACCGCTCACCGTCCACAACCCCGTTGCCGACAGCCGGATGCAGTTGCCGGTCGGCCTCAGCGAGGTCTACGTTCCGGCACTCGCCGACCTGCGCACACCGCCGCCCGCCGCCGAACTGCGGTTCTCCGTGCCGTGCGGCGAGGGTCCGCCGGTCGCGGTCGACGGCACGCTGCACGCGACGAGCGCGTCCGGAACGGTGCGCGATCTGACCGAACGCAGCCCGGTCGATGTGAAGCTCTGCCGGACTGCGCAGGGCACGCTTCCCCTGGGCCGGGGGCTGCACCAGGTGGAGGCGGGCGACGAAGGGCCCCTCGCCCTCACCGACATCACGCTGACCCGCGGCGAACTCCGGCCACCCGTCGTGAAGGACCAGCGGGAGGCGACCGCGGTGGACTGGCGCGGAGACCGGCGGACCGTGAACGTCGGCGCGGGCGAGGCCGCATACCTCCAGATGTACGAGAACGCCAACGACGGCTGGAAAGCCACCCTGAACGGCAGGACGCTCATCCCGCTGCGCATCGACGGCTGGCAGCAGGCCTGGCTGATCCCCGCGGGCGCCGGCGGCACGGTCGAGCTCGAATACACGCCCGTGCTGCTCTACGACGTCGGGATGATCGGGGGCGCGGTGGCGGTGGCGCTGCTGGCATGCCTCGCACTCGTACGCCGCCGGAGCACGACTCCGGACGCCGCGGCGATGACGCCGCCCGAGCCCGGGTGGGTGCTGGGCTGCCTCGCGCTGACCTTTGTGGTCGCGGTGGTGGCGGGTCCCTTCGCCCTGATCGTCCCCGTACTGGCGGTGGTTGCCCGCCTGCGGCACTCCCTGCTGGTGCCGACAGCGCTGCTGGCCATGGCGGGCGCCGGGATCGCGGCCGCGACGGGGGCGGGCGATCCGGTCGCCGTCGGGCGCGGCGCGTTCTCTCCGGCGGCCCAAGTCCTGGCGCTCATAGCGCTGTGCGCGGCGGTGGTCACCGTGGACCGGCGGACGCGGGGCAGCTCACCGGGCGCGGTGGACCCGGACCTGCCGCCCCTGCCCCAGCGGATGCGGTCGGCGAACGGCCCTGCCGGGCGCCACAGTCCGGACCCGGCGCCCCACCCCGATCCGCCAGGCAGCGCAGCGATCGCCCCGAGGGAGGCCCCGCCGATATGA